A single region of the Branchiostoma lanceolatum isolate klBraLanc5 chromosome 1, klBraLanc5.hap2, whole genome shotgun sequence genome encodes:
- the LOC136443787 gene encoding ribosomal protein S6 kinase beta-1-like, translating to MVDVFDLDLDTEGQDNYSDDELDDQFLDCSGGSGGFLSRTDDLETVDIHEGTVNRYQEKVGPEHFQLLKVLGKGGYGKVFQVKKTQGNNQGNIFAMKVLKKASIVRNQKDTAHTKAERNILEAVKHPFIVDLQYAFQTNGKLYLILEYLSGGELFMQLEREGIFMEDTACFYLAEISLALAHLHSEGIIYRDLKPENILLDQRGHVKLTDFGLCKESIYGTQMTHTFCGTIEYMAPEILTRSGHGKAVDWWSLGALMYDMLTGAPPFTADNRKKTIDKILKGKLNLPPYLTPEAKDILKKLLKRHVPVRLGTGPEDAEPIKNHAFFRQINWDDLLQRKVEPPYKPEIVSDEDVSQFDTKFTKQTPVDSPDDSMLSESANQVFQGFTYVAPSLLDHMMRMGGHKPRSPRKWGLMGSPVSRGGVLSPTKFPFSDGNQASNSNDVEPMDVSMGNGDLPFHTAKTSSIAMPTTSVAHTATAYPVPTTRPDHLRLT from the exons GACCAGTTCCTGGACTGTTCCGGGGGATCAGGAGGTTTCCTCTCCAG AACTGATGACCTAGAGACAGTGGACATCCACGAGGGTACAGTGAACAGATACCAGGAGAAGGTTGGCCCGGAACACTTCCAGTTACTGAAGGTTCTTGGGAAGGGCGGTTACGGGAAGGTCTTTCAAGTCAAGAAAACACAAGGCAACAACCAAGGCAATATCTTTGCCATGAAAGTCCTGAAAAAG GCCAGCATAGTCAGAAATCAGAAGGACACAGCACACACCAAAGCTGAGAGAAATATTCTGGAAGCAGTCAAG CACCCGTTTATTGTAGATCTCCAGTACGCCTTCCAGACTAATGGTAAACTGTACCTCATCCTGGAGTACCTCAGTG GAGGAGAGCTTTTCATGCAGCTGGAAAGAGAGGGAATCTTCATGGAGGACACAGCCTG TTTCTACCTGGCTGAGATCAGCCTCGCCCTGGCCCATCTGCACAGTGAGGGGATCATCTACCGCGACCTCAAGCCAGAAAACATCCTTCTGGACCAGCGAGGTCACGTCAAACTCACCGACTTCGGGCTGTGTAAAGAGTCCATCTACGGCACCCAGATGACTCACACCTTCTGTGGAACCAttgagtacat GGCCCCAGAGATCCTGACCAGGAGTGGCCATGGGAAGGCTGTGGACTGGTGGAGTCTGGGAGCACTTATGTATGACATGTTAACAGGAGCT ccGCCCTTCACAGCAGACAACAGGAAGAAAACAATTGACAAGATCCTCAAGGGGAAGTTGAATCTCCCTCCTTACCTCACACCTGAAGCCAAGGATATCCTCAAGAAG TTGTTGAAGAGACATGTGCCCGTCAGACTGGGGACTGGTCCGGAGGATGCAGAGCCTATCAAG AACCATGCATTCTTCCGTCAAATCAACTGGGATGACCTACTCCAGAGAAAGGTGGAACCTCCCTACAAACCTGAAATA GTGAGTGACGAAGACGTGAGTCAGTTTGACACAAAGTTTACCAAACAAACACCGGTGGACAGTCCCGACGATTCCATGCTCAGTGAAAGTGCCAATCAAGTGTTCCAGGGCTTCACATACGTCGCCCCCTCCCTCCTGGATCACATGATGAGAATGGGCGGACACAAGCCCAGATCTCCCCGCAAGTGGGGCCTGATGGGCAGCCCTGTCAGCAGAGGCGGTGTCCTCAG CCCAACCAAGTTTCCCTTCTCGGACGGAAACCAAGCCTCAAACTCCAACGACGTGGAGCCCATGGACGTAAGCATGGGCAACGGAGACCTGCCATTCCACACCGCCAAGACGTCCAGTATCGCCATGCCAACAACCAGCGTCGCTCACACGGCCACAGCGTACCCCGTCCCCACCACCAGACCGGACCACCTGCGACTGACATGA
- the LOC136443798 gene encoding sperm-specific protein PHI-2B/PHI-3-like yields the protein MLLNEVLWPSLGVHKEAYFKICQLEVHFCCPWSQAFFYFVQKYLSANYSKMSDEELGSASGSESAEESSGPEAAVATAGAAGRAARPPSNHPTTLDMVVEAIEALGDSKGASVQAIKQWIPARYPTVDPARLGSLVKKALAKGLETGRLVRPKKSEGMTGATGRFKVGKPPKPEKKPAKKKPAAKKAKPKKAVDFENGDASSESSPEENGVYDYPDEESEEEEDSPPSPPPKKKAVSKAKKPATKTKKSPKEKEPAKKTKAAAEKTKKAAKEPKENGTSKPKSKTKAAAKKEATKDVKKSPKKTAAKPRGRPKKVVAESD from the exons ATGTTGCTTAACGAAGTCCTTTGGCCCAGCTTGGGAGTACATAAAGAAGCGTATTTCAAAATTTGTCAGTTGGAAGTTCACTTTTGCTGTCCTTGGTCGCAGGCTTTCTTCTACTTCGTTCAAAAG TATCTGAGCGCCAACTACAGCAAAATGTCTGACGAGGAGCTTGGTTCGGCATCGGGTTCAGAGTCTGCCGAGGAGAGCAGTGGGCCCGAGGCGGCGGTCGCCACCGCTGGAGCCGCAGGGAGAGCCGCCAGGCCGCCTTCCAACCACCCCACCACTCTCGACATGGTCGTAGAAGCTATCGAG GCTCTCGGCGACTCCAAGGGCGCGTCCGTGCAGGCCATCAAGCAGTGGATCCCCGCCCGCTACCCCACCGTGGACCCGGCCCGCCTCGGCTCCCTGGTCAAGAAGGCGCTGGCGAAGGGGCTGGAAACCGGCAG GCTCGTCCGTCCCAAGAAATCTGAGGGAATGACCGGAGCTACAGGACGGTTCAAAGTGGGAAAACCGCCCAAACCAGAGAAGAAACCAGCTAAAAAGAAGCCTGCAGCGAAGAAAGCAAAGCCGAAGAAGGCAGTCGACTTCGAAAATGGCGACGCATCCTCCGAATCGTCCCCGGAAGAAAATGGCGTGTACGATTACCCGGATGAAGAAAGCGAGGAGGAAGAAGACTCTCCCCCATCGCCTCCGCCCAAGAAAAAGGCCGTTTCCAAGGCCAAGAAACCTGCTACGAAGACGAAGAAGTCTCCCAAGGAAAAGGAAccggccaagaagaccaagGCCGCAGCAGAAAAGACTAAGAAAGCGGCGAAGGAACCGAAGGAAAACGGCACTTCCAAACCCAAATCCAAGACAAAAGCAGCGGCGAAAAAAGAAGCGACCAAAGACGTAAAAAAGTCTCCCAAGAAAACTGCTGCCAAGCCTAGAGGAAGACCCAAGAAGGTAGTGGCGGAGTCAGACTAG
- the LOC136448638 gene encoding polycystin-1-like protein 2 — MLKILKAYGIPDQLVEAIASMYQDTKAKVISPDGETELFDLYAGVLQGDTSSISGFTSKLEKQLDGCYTRLLRTTLNIHWTQHITNKDLYAGLPKLTDKIRTRRLKFDGHYLRSKEEVADLVLWIPKHEKRRPGRPAATFIDTLKKDTGLEVDTWPAISRRHVPGTCGLSTLPDGGPGECVASSSAPCCSVTNVCGMTDAHCACPGCLDYREVIDVNECTDDIALCGQGCANHLITGFHCYCLTGYTMNPDNRTCEGPGPTSSLGSFYLPITTGEAPWDVAQSDCRFHGGNVVSFSSLAEYTMVANIVGDGAVTWWIGLNDMAMEGTWLWLNGTWSGEPFPWQPSEPDGGTAENCAAVNGDDIVNFPLLVEYLDALPMIIIDEELIHSSDLISFVVGLSTGQNYTSDQVHPAVVSALRVFGRVDMDATSDVGKESWAGALESLSLILSLAVPSDNSTDKNTSLVLATRLLDFADGLLMVEAQPRHCPDQLVTMAVHCHEAAKYLGDTLSNIVHDMSMDRVEISSTSITITSLILDKNYTEKPITVDGGHVVFPVALLDMITDPPGFLYSIQEARDNNITVRNWTVAQITFYKENPFCWNFTDNNVVQTAVLDVMVKRMPGNHLLSFTSVPDDIELGLSQQVTALSLTPVSQDDIRQSGDMVYHVINGTNSSQPQALAITVIPTVPGTNLTLYLRYDDFPTRDVYNMTTFVVGSGSDFSFLLPNLNESSVLYLGVNRDRSSKQGGTGHNVSVRGLSCNFWSERSHVWREEGCHVSPSSTTKKTVCLCNHLIEDRTDFAASFFTLPNTIDFSTVFSADLGQNPGVFATVLAFLALFLIGAFFARRADKLDAMKAAVFPLPNNKPHDRLQYLLKVYTGHHVGSGTDSKVAFLLTGSLDDTDVRALGNEKDVLTTGECRTFLMTTFYDLGHLQTLHIWHDNSGKGNRDSWYLEKVVVHDLNNDLSYTFLCDDWLAVDRSDGLVYRTIPSASETELMSFGHLFISQTKRNFTDGHLWLSTVSKGISRNFTRVQRLGCCMSILFCTMIANAMWYQSEDRVESPSALTIGPISFTLHQLFVSVMSSLTVLPVNVAIVQIFRKTGNKPDGEQVFAEDLEKKSSKSRGGGEKMLPYWMVYVGWVLVFLSCFVSAFFTILYSLQWGPEKANDWLKSFFMSFFMSTLIIEPIKVILLAAALSMLCKKLVAAVETTDSSKTVPPVSEEHEAERSLAAREQCRMGLPKIDVSILKRAWESRQRRMIVSKTLAEIMSYLLYVVFILCVANVGFSSAGYHFHKSVSTTFDNKLFKVGKRSDVQQWLEETVVPGLFPEKARVRRSTTASGHIPNVDAHLFRLTVPHLRQQRMSSNGKDHMADWYPSSNATELSRFHVPSAWNVSKDHGKNFLPYVGKMGVYDDSGYFAQLGNTKDQAMGILSHLFNNNWTDSHTRAVFVEFALLSNNVKLVCVVTYLMEYTPTGGVFPSRWMSVFQLHDYVGAQGVLMAAVQLCFAAIVLIQTFREIKAAFRLRCEYFLQFWNVVEVFNLTFSWLAIAIGVTKVVISESTSFGAEERQSDSVHETLVQLASISALFTWVAAAVAFINVIKLIKLLRFNAIIASFSRCLRIMSKDLLTFMAIYFIAFLAFVQFGWLAFGTEHSNFKSFADSTESSFVMSLGNINSVVSLLRNNSMAPVYLLLFVVTMMFILLNLLISVINEALATMREVKLSREQADIAQGMWEMAWRITGRRRDVKGQNLLAFEGKAPAVELDDIVTDIEMKVEELYSEWKTMNEFLGDSAHKKENAIGKAKVKV; from the exons CTTGGCCAGCCATATCCAGGCGTCACGTCCCCGGTACCTGCGGCTTGAGTACCCTGCCTGACGGCGGGCCCGGTGAGTGTGTCGCCTCGTCCAGCGCGCCGTGCTGTTCCGTCACGAACGTGTGCGGCATGACGGACGCACACTGCGCCTGTCCTGGCTGCCTCGACTACCGGGAGGTCATAG ATGTAAACGAGTGTACAGACGACATTGCCTTGTGCGGGCAGGGTTGCGCCAACCACCTGATCACGGGGTTCCACTGCTACTGTCTGACAGGGTACACCATGAACCCCGACAACAGGACGTGTGAAG GACCAGGGCCGACGTCGTCTCTCGGTTCGTTCTACCTCCCCATCACTACCGGGGAGGCCCCGTGGGACGTGGCGCAGTCGGACTGCCGGTTCCACGGCGGGAATGTAGTCTCCTTCTCCAGCCTGGCGGAGTACACCATGGTGGCGAACATCGTGGGGGACGGAGCCGTGACGTGGTGGATAGGGCTGAACGACATGGCAATG GAAGGGACCTGGCTGTGGCTGAATGGCACGTGGTCAGGAGAGCCGTTCCCATGGCAACCTTCTGAACCAGACGGAGGGACGGCAGAGAACTGTGCGGCTGTCAACGGAGATG ATATTGTG AACTTCCCTCTGCTGGTTGAATATCTTGACGCTCTTCCCATGATCATCATTGACGAG GAGCTGATCCATTCGTCGGACCTGATCAGTTTCGTGGTTGGTTTGTCGACCGGTCAGAACTACACCTCGGACCAGGTGCACCCCGCGGTCGTCTCCGCGCTCAGGGTGTTCGGGAGGGTCGACATGGACGCTACCAGTGACGTCGGGAAG GAGTCTTGGGCGGGTGCGCTTGAGAGCCTCTCCCTTATCCTATCCTTAGCGGTCCCTAGCGACAACTCCACTGACAAGAACACCTCCTTGGTACTGGCAACAA GACTTCTGGACTTTGCGGACGGTCTGTTGATGGTGGAAGCCCAGCCGAGACATTGTCCAGACCAG CTTGTAACAATGGCGGTACACTGTCATGAAGCGGCCAAATACCTCGGCGATACTCTCTCCAACATCGTGCACGACATGTCCATGGATAGGGTCGAAATCTCCAGCACAAGCATCACAATTACATCACTCATACTGGACAAGAATTATACAGAAAAGCCCATAACAGttgatggcggccatgttgtgtttccggttgcGCTGTTGGATATGATAACAGATCCTCCTGGTTTCCTCTACTCGATACAAGAGGCGCGTGATAACAATATCACAGTCAGAAACTGGACTGTCGCTCAA ATCACATTCTACAAAGAAAACCCGTTCTGCTGGAACTTCACTGACAACAACGTCGTGCAAACGGCCGTTCTTGACGTCATGGTCAAGAGGATGCCGGGAAACCATCTGCTCAGCTTCACGTCAGTTCCAGACGACATTGAGCTCGGCCTGTCACAGCAAGTGACTGCTTTGTCCCTAACACCTGTCTCTCAGGACGATATACGTCAGTCTGGGGACATGGTTTATCACGTCATTAACGGAACAAACAGCTCCCAACCACAGGCACTAGCCATTACAGTAATACCCACGGTTCCAGGTACAAACCTTACACTATACCTTCGCTATGACGACTTCCCAACACGGGATGTGTACAACATGACAACGTTTGTCGTTGGCTCTGGCTCAGACTTTTCTTTCCTTCTCCCGAACCTAAACGAATCGTCTGTCCTCTACCTTGGAGTAAACCGTGACCGGAGCAGTAAACAGGGAGGGACTGGCCACAACGTGAGCGTGAGGGGGCTAAGTTGTAACTTTTGGAGCGAGAGATCACACGTTTGGAGGGAGGAGGGATGTCAT GTAAGCCCCAGCTCGACCACAAAGAAGACCGTTTGCCTCTGTAACCATCTGATTGAAGATAGGACTGACTTCGCCGCCAGTTTCTTCACACTTCCAAACACCATCGACTTCTCAACCGTCTTCAGCGCAGACCTCGGACAAAACCCCGGTGTCTTCGCCACCGTGCTGGCGTTTCTCGCTCTCTTCTTGATCGGCGCGTTCTTCGCAAGACGAGCGGACAAGTTGGACGCTATGAAG GCTGCAGTGTTTCCTCTGCCAAACAACAAACCGCACGACAGACTACAGTACCTCCTGAAGGTCTACACCGGCCATCACGTCGGGTCAGGGACCGACTCAAAAGTTGCATTCCTGCTGACAGGATCGCTGGACGACACCGACGTGCGAGCTTTGGGAAACGAAAAGGAC GTTCTCACCACTGGTGAGTGTCGCACGTTCTTGATGACGACGTTCTATGACCTGGGGCACCTCCAGACCCTCCACATCTGGCACGACAACAGCGGGAAGGGAAATCGGGACTCCTGGTACCTGGAGAAGGTCGTTGTTCATGACCTCAACAATGACCTAAG TTACACCTTCCTGTGTGATGACTGGCTCGCTGTGGACAGATCTGACGGTCTCGTCTACAGAACCATCCCCAGCGCATCAGAAACAGAACTCATGTCCTTCGGTCATCTCTTCATCTCTCAAACCAAGAGAAACTTTACCGACGGTCACCTCTGGCTGTCAACGGTGTCGAAGGGGATTTCAAGGAACTTCACTAGAGTACAAC gTCTTGGCTGCTGTATGTCCATCCTTTTCTGCACCATGATCGCGAACGCCATGTGGTACCAGTCGGAGGACAGAGTGGAGTCTCCCTCGGCCCTCACCATCGGACCAATCAGCTTCACCCTCCACCAGCTGTTCGTCAGCGTCATGAGTAGTCTGACCGTTCTCCCTGTTAATGTCGCCATCGTGCAGATCTTCAGGAAGACCGGGAACAAGCCAGACGGGGAGCAGGTGTTCGCTGAGGATCTAG AGAAAAAGTCGAGCAAGTCCCGAGGTGGAGGAGAGAAGATGCTGCCGTACTGGATGGTGTACGTGGGGTGGGTGCTGGTGTTCCTGTCCTGCTTCGTCTCCGCGTTCTTCACGATCCTGTACAGTCTACAGTGGGGCCCGGAGAAGGCCAACGACTGGCTCAAAAGCTTCTTCATGTCCTTCTTCATGTCGACGTTGATCATAGAGCCCATAAAG GTGATTCTCCTCGCTGCTGCACTGTCCATGCTGTGCAAAAAGCTGGTTGCCGCAGTTGAGACGACCGACAGTAGTAAAACGGTTCCCCCAGTTTCTGAAGAACACGAAG CCGAGCGTTCGCTTGCTGCAAGAGAGCAGTGTAGGATGGGTCTCCCGAAAATCGACGTATCCATCCTGAAGAGagcctgggagtccaggcagcGGCGGATGATAGTCAGCAAGACCCTGGCAGAGATTATGTCGTACTTACTGTACGTGGTCTTCATTCTGTGCGTGGCAAATGTGGGGTTCTCCAGTGCAGGCTACCACTTCCATAAGTCCGTCAGCACGACATTTGACAACAAGTTATTTAAA GTTGGCAAAAGGTCTGACGTTCAGCAGTGGCTAGAGGAAACCGTGGTTCCGGGACTGTTCCCTGAAAAAGCACGAGTGCGCAGGAGCACCACGGCCAGCGGACACATACCGAACGTTGACGCCCATTTGTTTCGACTAACGGTACCGCACTTGAGACAACAGAGGATGTCAAGCAATG gtAAAGATCATATGGCTGACTGGTATCCTTCAAGCAATGCCACAGAGCTGTCCCGTTTCCATGTTCCGTCAGCGTGGAACGTCTCCAAGGATCACGGGAAAAACTTCCTTCCATACGTTGGAAAAATGGGCGTATATGACGACAGCGGTTACTTCGCCCAGCTTGGAAACACGAAGGATCAGGCAATGGGCATCCTGTCCCACCTATTCAACAACAATTGGACTGACTCTCATACTCGGGCTGTCTTTGTGGAGTTTGCCTTGTTGAGTAACAACGTCAAACTTGTCTGTGTAGTAACGTACTTGATGGAATACACTCCAACTGGAGGAGTGTTCCCTTCTAGATGGATGTCTGTTTTTCAACTTCACGACTATGTTGGAGCACAAGGTGTCCTCATGGCGGCTGTGCAGCTGTGTTTTGCAGCTATTGTACTGATACAGACATTCAGAGAGATAAAGGCTGCGTTCCGACTTCGATGTGAATATTTCCTCCAGTTCTGGAACGTCGTTGAGGTCTTCAACCTGACGTTTTCATGGCTGGCGATCGCCATTGGTGTGACTAAAGTAGTCATTTCGGAGAGCACGTCATTCGGAGCTGAAGAACGACAGTCCG ACTCCGTCCATGAGACGCTTGTTCAGCTCGCCAGCATCTCGGCTCTGTTCACATGGGTGGCCGCTGCCGTTGCCTTCATCAACGTCATCAAGCTCATCAAGCTGCTGCGCTTCAACGCCATCATAGCCTCCTTCTCCCGCTGCCTGCGAATCATGTCCAAAGATCTCCTCACGTTCATGGCGATATACTTCATCGCTTTCCTCGCGTTCGTCCAGTTTGGATGGCTGGCGTTTGGGACGGAGCACAGCAACTTCAAGTCCTTCGCTGACTCGACAGAGAGTTCCTTTGTCATGTCGTTGGGCAACATCAATTCCGTGGTGTCTCTTTTGCGTAACAACAGCATGGCGCCCGTGTACCTCCTCCTCTTTGTCGTGACCATGATGTTCATTCTGCTGAATCTGCTCATCTCTGTCATCAACGAAGCCCTGGCGACCATGCGGGAAGTGAAGCTGTCACGTGAGCAAGCGGATATTGCTCAGGGGATGTGGGAGATGGCGTGGAGGATCACGGGGCGTCGTCGGGATGTCAAGGGTCAAA ATCTGCTTGCATTTGAGGGAAAGGCTCCGGCAGTAGAACTGGATGACATCGTGACAGACATTGAAATGAAGGTTGAAGAACTCTACAGTGAATGGAAGACAATGAACGAGTTTCTTGGAGACAGTGCCCATAAGAAAGAGAATGCAATTGGAAAGGCAAAAGTAAAAGTTTAA